A window of the Coprobacter fastidiosus genome harbors these coding sequences:
- the rimM gene encoding ribosome maturation factor RimM (Essential for efficient processing of 16S rRNA) produces MITREELIKIGQFNKPHGIHGEISLSFTDDVFDRTDCPYIVCEIDGIFVPFYIEEYRFKSEMTALFKLEDVDTDSDARVFTNLDVYFPKSYLEMEGEDYIAPGDYFLGYTVVDKHHGILGKIVHIDDSTINTLFVVDRDASELLIPANDDFVISVDKENKIIKMNIPDGLLNL; encoded by the coding sequence ATGATTACGAGAGAAGAATTAATAAAAATCGGACAGTTCAATAAGCCTCACGGCATACACGGAGAAATATCTTTATCTTTTACCGATGATGTATTTGACCGTACGGATTGTCCTTATATTGTGTGCGAGATAGATGGTATTTTTGTCCCGTTTTACATAGAAGAATACAGGTTTAAGAGTGAGATGACCGCCCTTTTCAAATTAGAAGATGTCGATACTGACAGTGATGCCAGAGTTTTTACTAATTTGGACGTTTATTTCCCGAAATCTTATTTAGAAATGGAGGGGGAAGATTATATTGCTCCCGGAGATTATTTCTTGGGATATACAGTCGTCGACAAACATCATGGTATCTTGGGGAAAATTGTACATATAGATGATTCGACAATAAATACGTTGTTTGTTGTGGATCGTGATGCCTCTGAACTGCTTATTCCGGCGAATGATGATTTTGTGATATCTGTTGATAAAGAAAATAAAATTATAAAGATGAATATTCCGGATGGATTGCTGAATCTGTAA
- the murA gene encoding UDP-N-acetylglucosamine 1-carboxyvinyltransferase, with protein MASFVIEGGHRLQGDIVPQGAKNEALQIICATLLTSEEVKIYNIPDILDVNNLIQLLRDMGVTVQHIGVNAYSFKADNVNLDYLHCEDFLRRSASLRGSVMIVGPLVARFGMAVIPKPGGDKIGRRRLDTHFIGIQKLGADFTYYPEQQLYEITARELKGAYMLLDEASVTGTANILMAAVLAKGTTTIYNAACEPYLQQLSKMLNKMGAKISGIGSNLLTVEGVESLEGCSHTILPDMIEVGSFIGMAAMTGSDIRIKNVSYNDLGIIPDSFRRLGITLNQEGDDIHVPHHDYYEIETFIDGSIMTFADAPWPGLTPDLLSVFLVVATQAKGSVLIHQKMFESRLFFVDKLIDMGAQIILCDPHRAAVIGQGKSHTLRAATMVSPDIRAGIALLIAAMSADGISTIHNIDQIDRGYQDIDKRLNKLGARITRL; from the coding sequence ATGGCATCGTTTGTTATAGAAGGGGGACATCGTCTACAGGGGGATATTGTTCCGCAAGGCGCTAAGAATGAAGCTTTACAGATTATTTGTGCTACATTGCTTACATCCGAAGAAGTTAAAATTTATAACATTCCCGATATTTTGGATGTAAATAATTTGATACAATTATTGAGAGACATGGGAGTCACAGTGCAGCATATAGGGGTTAATGCCTACAGTTTTAAAGCGGATAATGTGAACTTGGATTATCTGCATTGTGAAGATTTTTTACGGCGTAGCGCATCATTGCGAGGTTCTGTTATGATTGTCGGACCGTTGGTCGCTCGTTTCGGGATGGCGGTTATACCCAAGCCGGGAGGTGACAAGATCGGCCGGAGACGGTTAGATACTCACTTTATCGGTATTCAAAAGTTAGGGGCAGATTTTACATATTATCCCGAACAGCAGTTGTATGAAATTACAGCGAGAGAATTGAAAGGTGCTTATATGTTATTGGATGAAGCCTCGGTGACCGGTACAGCCAATATACTTATGGCTGCAGTGTTGGCAAAAGGTACGACAACGATATATAATGCAGCGTGTGAGCCTTATTTGCAGCAGCTTTCCAAAATGTTGAATAAAATGGGCGCAAAAATTTCGGGTATCGGATCAAATCTGCTGACCGTCGAAGGAGTAGAATCATTAGAGGGATGTTCTCATACTATATTGCCCGATATGATAGAAGTCGGGAGTTTTATCGGGATGGCGGCAATGACCGGTTCTGACATTCGGATTAAAAATGTTTCCTATAACGATTTGGGAATTATTCCGGATAGTTTTCGCCGTTTAGGGATTACGTTAAATCAGGAAGGTGACGATATACATGTGCCGCATCACGATTATTATGAAATAGAAACTTTTATCGACGGGTCGATCATGACTTTTGCTGATGCGCCTTGGCCGGGGTTGACTCCAGATTTGTTGAGCGTATTTTTAGTTGTTGCGACACAAGCAAAAGGAAGTGTGCTGATTCATCAGAAAATGTTCGAGAGTCGTTTGTTTTTTGTCGATAAATTGATTGATATGGGAGCTCAAATTATATTATGCGATCCGCATAGAGCAGCTGTAATCGGGCAGGGGAAATCTCATACATTACGTGCGGCGACAATGGTTTCTCCGGATATTCGTGCAGGTATTGCCTTATTGATAGCCGCCATGTCGGCAGACGGTATCAGTACGATTCATAATATTGATCAGATAGATAGGGGATATCAGGATATTGATAAAAGGTTGAATAAATTAGGGGCGAGAATTACCCGTTTGTAA
- the nadD gene encoding nicotinate (nicotinamide) nucleotide adenylyltransferase, whose product MKIGIFSGSFNPIHTGHLIIANYLCEFEKLDEIWFVVSPQNPLKSKRDLLSDIHRITMVKKAIRGNRKFKYCDIEFSLPLPSYTVRTLKTLKEKYPENEFHLIIGSDNWLIFDRWKDYQEILDNYPIFIYPRLGYEIASKNSLNGKNIQIAKSPIIEISSTFIREGISKGKNMNYYMPSNVYRYILSKALYQPQT is encoded by the coding sequence ATGAAAATAGGAATATTCTCCGGATCTTTTAATCCGATACATACAGGACACCTAATTATCGCCAACTATCTTTGCGAGTTTGAAAAGCTGGACGAAATATGGTTTGTCGTATCACCTCAAAATCCGCTGAAATCCAAGAGAGATTTGTTATCGGACATTCACAGAATAACGATGGTAAAAAAAGCTATCCGTGGAAACCGGAAATTCAAATATTGTGATATAGAATTTTCTTTGCCTCTACCCTCGTACACTGTACGAACATTAAAAACATTAAAAGAAAAATATCCCGAAAATGAATTTCATTTAATCATAGGTTCGGATAACTGGCTCATTTTCGACCGTTGGAAAGACTACCAGGAAATTTTAGACAATTATCCTATTTTTATATATCCTCGTCTCGGATATGAAATAGCTTCTAAAAATTCCTTAAACGGCAAAAATATTCAAATAGCCAAAAGTCCGATAATCGAAATATCTTCAACTTTTATTAGAGAAGGTATTTCCAAAGGAAAAAATATGAACTATTATATGCCTTCGAATGTATATCGATATATTCTGTCAAAGGCATTATATCAACCGCAAACATAA
- a CDS encoding DUF4290 domain-containing protein, protein MPDYNTQQKKLIMPEYGRNVQQMIDHCVSIEDREERTRCANTIINIMGNLFPHLRDVDDFKHKLWDHLAIMSDFKLDIDYPYEIIRKENLRTKPDRIPYTLTPIRYRHYGKTLERMIKKCEDYPDGPERDQLISLLANHMKKSFLTWNKEVVDDDKIFKDLREYSHGRIDLSPETFRLKESKEFLQKKNKNNMRKAGR, encoded by the coding sequence ATGCCCGATTATAATACACAACAAAAAAAGTTGATCATGCCCGAATATGGACGTAATGTTCAGCAAATGATAGATCATTGCGTGTCGATAGAGGACCGTGAAGAGCGTACTCGTTGTGCAAATACGATTATAAACATCATGGGAAACTTGTTTCCCCATCTTAGGGATGTCGATGATTTTAAACATAAATTGTGGGATCATTTGGCTATTATGTCCGATTTTAAGTTAGATATTGATTATCCTTATGAAATTATTCGGAAAGAGAATCTTCGTACTAAGCCGGATAGAATTCCGTATACTTTAACTCCGATTCGTTATAGACATTATGGAAAAACTCTTGAGCGTATGATAAAGAAATGTGAAGATTACCCCGATGGCCCGGAACGGGATCAACTGATTTCTTTATTGGCCAATCATATGAAGAAATCTTTTCTTACTTGGAATAAGGAGGTTGTTGATGACGATAAAATATTCAAGGATCTAAGAGAATATTCCCATGGTAGAATCGATCTTAGTCCGGAAACTTTCCGATTGAAGGAGTCGAAAGAGTTTCTTCAGAAAAAGAATAAAAATAATATGAGAAAAGCGGGTAGATAA
- a CDS encoding MFS transporter, translating into MEKERTLRDSVLVRWSALGIVAFTMMAAYFVNDIMAPLKTMLEANLDWTSRDFGFFTGAYSFLNVFLLMLIWGGLMLDRFGIRLTGKIAAILMVFGTALQYYGMTANISTEATFFGYKQGVFMAAAGYSIFGVGAEVAGITVTKIIAKWFKGKELGTAMGIQVALARIGSQVAYSVSIPLAKSFSISTPVLLGLVLLVVGLVTFFIYAVMDRKLDKQEDYAEEEDESKFSFKDVKNILINPGFWLIALLCVLFYSCVFPFQKFASELMINKYGISDNLAGTIAGLPALGALILTPVFGIYLDCKGKGASIMMLGAAMLIGVHCIYALPFITNYLVAIILMIILGIAFSLVPSAMWPSVTKIFPARQLGTAYALIFFIQNIGLWGVPNLIGWVLDNYCVVGNENNANLYDYTIPMFVFTGFATLSFIVAYLLKVADKKYGYGLEKPNMKDC; encoded by the coding sequence ATGGAAAAGGAAAGAACTTTAAGAGATTCTGTTCTCGTGCGTTGGTCTGCGTTGGGAATTGTCGCTTTCACCATGATGGCGGCATATTTTGTAAACGACATTATGGCTCCGCTGAAAACTATGTTAGAAGCTAATTTAGATTGGACCAGTCGTGATTTTGGATTCTTTACGGGAGCATATAGCTTTTTGAACGTATTTTTGTTGATGTTGATTTGGGGCGGCTTGATGCTTGACCGTTTCGGAATACGATTGACAGGAAAAATTGCTGCGATTTTGATGGTGTTCGGTACGGCTTTGCAGTATTATGGCATGACAGCGAATATTTCGACAGAAGCAACGTTTTTCGGTTACAAGCAAGGTGTTTTTATGGCAGCAGCCGGTTATTCTATTTTTGGAGTCGGAGCAGAAGTCGCAGGGATTACCGTTACTAAAATTATTGCAAAGTGGTTTAAAGGGAAAGAGCTCGGTACTGCGATGGGAATTCAAGTAGCATTGGCTCGTATAGGTTCTCAAGTCGCTTATTCGGTATCTATTCCTTTGGCAAAGAGTTTTTCTATATCGACTCCGGTACTTTTAGGTTTGGTTTTGTTAGTTGTCGGATTGGTGACGTTTTTTATATATGCTGTGATGGATCGAAAGCTTGATAAGCAAGAAGATTATGCAGAAGAGGAAGACGAGAGTAAGTTCAGTTTCAAAGATGTAAAAAATATTTTGATTAATCCGGGTTTCTGGTTGATCGCTTTATTATGCGTATTATTCTATTCCTGTGTATTCCCGTTCCAGAAATTTGCTTCCGAACTTATGATCAATAAATACGGAATCAGTGATAATTTGGCAGGTACAATTGCCGGCCTGCCGGCTTTGGGAGCATTGATCCTAACACCTGTATTCGGTATTTATCTCGATTGCAAAGGAAAAGGTGCGAGTATTATGATGTTGGGAGCAGCAATGCTTATCGGAGTTCACTGTATCTACGCATTACCTTTCATCACCAATTATCTCGTGGCGATAATCCTGATGATTATTTTAGGTATTGCATTTTCTCTTGTTCCGTCAGCGATGTGGCCGAGCGTTACTAAAATTTTCCCTGCTCGCCAGTTGGGAACAGCGTATGCACTTATCTTTTTTATTCAGAATATAGGTTTGTGGGGAGTACCTAACCTTATCGGATGGGTATTGGATAATTATTGTGTTGTCGGGAATGAAAATAATGCAAATCTTTATGATTATACGATACCTATGTTTGTCTTTACCGGTTTTGCCACTTTATCGTTTATTGTTGCCTATTTGCTGAAAGTTGCAGATAAAAAATACGGCTATGGGTTGGAGAAGCCGAATATGAAAGACTGCTAA
- the gmk gene encoding guanylate kinase, whose product MQGKLIIFSAPSGSGKSTIINYLLQQNLNLAFSISATSRAPRGNERNGVEYYFMSPEEFKTKISNNEFLEYEEVYADKFYGTLKCEVERLVAEGKNVVFDVDVVGGINIKKFYGDRALSIFIQPPSVEVLRQRLTDRGTDAPDVIECRLNKAEYELSFASQFDIVIVNDNLEDAQKQALQAIQNFTAH is encoded by the coding sequence ATGCAAGGGAAACTAATCATATTTTCAGCACCATCAGGTTCAGGGAAATCAACGATTATAAATTACTTATTACAACAAAATCTCAACCTGGCCTTTTCTATATCCGCAACATCCCGCGCTCCGAGAGGTAACGAAAGGAACGGAGTAGAATATTATTTTATGAGTCCTGAAGAATTCAAAACAAAAATCTCCAACAACGAATTTCTCGAATATGAAGAAGTATATGCAGATAAATTTTACGGTACATTAAAATGTGAAGTGGAAAGACTTGTTGCCGAAGGAAAAAATGTTGTTTTCGATGTCGACGTTGTTGGCGGAATAAATATAAAAAAGTTCTATGGTGATCGGGCTTTATCGATATTCATACAACCTCCAAGTGTGGAAGTCTTACGCCAAAGATTAACAGATCGTGGAACAGATGCCCCGGATGTTATCGAGTGCAGATTGAATAAAGCGGAATACGAACTTTCTTTTGCTTCCCAATTCGATATTGTTATCGTCAATGATAATTTAGAAGACGCTCAAAAACAAGCGTTACAAGCTATACAGAATTTTACGGCTCATTAA
- a CDS encoding DUF481 domain-containing protein encodes MSKKIIIITCLICLSFSISAQTERGHWLLNPQFTAFDLSGTNNDLDKDNRFKLGMGFKGGNFLCDRLALLVGVGFKVDRQNDYKDNSINLNTGLRYYLFSKLYLSAELGYDKVWLREYSSNITRKRDYFYFGADLGYSIFVSQNVAIEPDVYWKYSFTDQRNEYGFKIGIGVFF; translated from the coding sequence ATGTCAAAGAAAATAATAATCATCACATGTTTGATCTGCCTGAGCTTTTCTATTTCAGCCCAGACAGAGAGAGGACATTGGCTATTGAATCCGCAATTCACGGCATTTGACTTAAGCGGAACAAACAACGATCTGGATAAAGATAATCGATTTAAACTCGGAATGGGTTTTAAAGGCGGTAATTTTTTATGCGACAGATTGGCTTTATTAGTAGGTGTAGGATTTAAAGTCGATCGACAAAATGATTATAAGGACAATAGCATAAACTTAAACACGGGATTGCGATATTATCTTTTTTCGAAATTATATTTGTCGGCAGAATTGGGGTACGACAAGGTATGGCTTAGAGAATACAGTTCGAATATTACCCGAAAAAGAGATTATTTTTATTTCGGAGCTGATTTGGGATATTCGATATTCGTATCTCAAAATGTCGCAATAGAACCAGACGTTTATTGGAAATACAGTTTCACCGACCAAAGGAATGAATACGGATTTAAAATCGGTATCGGTGTATTTTTCTAA
- a CDS encoding 3'-5' exonuclease — protein sequence MNGINGMNKYKPIKISKEEISKLETDAFSGRIIVVQNEQDIEKAISYLSDFPILGVDTETRPSFRKGKSHTVALIQIATEDTCFLFRINRTGFTPTLKTLFENPNITKIGLSLKDDFSMLHKIAPFEPKGFIELQSYVKQFNIEDMSLQKIYAILFGKKISKSQRLSNWEADILSDAQKRYAATDAWACVRIYKSLSTECFSDFYKNRSALQEIV from the coding sequence ATGAATGGAATAAATGGAATGAATAAATACAAACCAATAAAAATATCAAAAGAAGAAATATCTAAACTGGAAACAGACGCTTTTTCAGGACGTATTATCGTGGTCCAAAATGAACAAGATATAGAAAAAGCGATCTCATATCTTTCGGATTTTCCTATTCTGGGAGTAGATACCGAAACCCGTCCCTCTTTTAGAAAAGGGAAATCTCATACTGTAGCTCTCATACAAATCGCAACAGAAGATACTTGTTTTCTTTTCAGAATAAACCGAACAGGTTTTACTCCTACACTGAAAACACTATTCGAGAATCCGAACATTACAAAAATCGGGTTGTCATTAAAAGATGATTTTTCTATGCTTCACAAAATAGCACCATTCGAGCCAAAAGGTTTTATCGAACTGCAAAGCTACGTGAAACAATTCAATATAGAAGACATGAGCTTGCAAAAGATATATGCTATTCTTTTCGGAAAGAAAATATCCAAATCTCAAAGATTATCCAATTGGGAAGCCGATATACTTTCTGATGCTCAAAAAAGATATGCAGCAACCGACGCATGGGCTTGTGTCCGTATATATAAAAGTCTTTCGACAGAGTGTTTTTCTGATTTTTATAAAAACAGATCTGCATTGCAAGAGATAGTTTAA
- the rlmD gene encoding 23S rRNA (uracil(1939)-C(5))-methyltransferase RlmD, with protein sequence MARKKKELPVIEQVEITDVAAEGKAIARIDDLVVFVPFAAPGDIVDLQLYRKKHRYAEGRILKYHKYSEMRVEPFCSHFGVCGGCKWQHIPYEKQIAYKQQQVFDNLSRIGKIDLPEISAIKGSEKTRFYRNKLEFTFSNKSWLTQEELQSTQTFDSRNALGFHIPGMFDKVLDIKTCWLQDNISNDIRLAIRKFALDHDYSFFDLREQRGLMRNIIIRTASTGEVMLIVVFFENDRSKIDAMMEYLAETFPQITSLLYIINQKANDTITDQEVHVFKGRDYILESMEGLQFKIGPKSFYQTNSEQAYELYKIARDFAGLTGEELVYDLYTGTGTIANFVACRARKVIGIEYVPEAIEDAKVNSELNGISNTLFYAGDMKDILTQDFINEHGRPDVIITDPPRAGMHDDVIKTILFAEPVKIVYVSCNPATQARDLNLLDEKYRVEKVQPVDMFPHTHHVENVVLLVKK encoded by the coding sequence TTGGCACGTAAAAAGAAAGAGCTTCCTGTTATAGAACAGGTCGAAATTACAGATGTGGCTGCTGAAGGCAAGGCGATAGCTCGGATTGACGATTTAGTCGTTTTTGTTCCGTTTGCCGCTCCCGGAGATATTGTCGATTTGCAATTATATAGAAAAAAACATCGTTATGCTGAAGGGCGGATATTGAAGTATCATAAGTATTCCGAAATGCGTGTTGAGCCATTTTGTTCGCATTTTGGTGTATGTGGAGGATGCAAGTGGCAGCATATCCCGTATGAAAAACAAATAGCATATAAACAACAGCAGGTTTTTGATAACCTTTCTCGAATCGGAAAAATCGATTTACCGGAAATTTCTGCGATAAAAGGCTCGGAGAAGACTCGTTTTTACCGTAATAAGCTGGAATTTACTTTTTCGAATAAGTCTTGGCTTACTCAAGAAGAATTGCAGTCTACACAAACTTTTGATTCTCGAAATGCTTTAGGATTCCATATTCCCGGAATGTTCGATAAGGTACTGGATATAAAAACTTGCTGGCTGCAGGATAATATCTCTAATGACATTCGGTTGGCTATTCGAAAATTCGCTCTTGATCATGATTATTCTTTTTTTGATCTGAGAGAGCAGCGGGGATTGATGCGTAATATCATAATTCGTACGGCATCAACCGGTGAGGTTATGTTGATCGTCGTTTTTTTTGAAAATGATAGGTCTAAGATTGACGCTATGATGGAATATCTTGCGGAGACCTTTCCTCAAATTACTTCTTTATTATATATAATAAACCAGAAAGCTAATGATACGATTACCGACCAAGAGGTTCATGTGTTCAAAGGTCGGGATTATATATTGGAGTCGATGGAGGGATTACAATTCAAAATAGGACCTAAATCTTTTTATCAGACCAATTCTGAACAGGCGTATGAGTTATATAAAATAGCTCGAGATTTTGCTGGGCTTACCGGAGAAGAACTTGTTTATGACTTATATACGGGAACTGGGACTATTGCAAACTTTGTGGCCTGCCGTGCCCGAAAAGTGATAGGAATAGAGTATGTTCCGGAAGCGATTGAAGATGCAAAGGTAAATTCTGAATTGAATGGCATCAGTAATACATTGTTTTATGCCGGAGATATGAAGGATATTCTTACACAGGATTTTATAAATGAACATGGCCGACCTGACGTTATTATTACCGATCCTCCGAGAGCCGGGATGCATGATGATGTCATAAAGACCATTTTGTTTGCCGAACCTGTAAAAATCGTTTATGTCAGTTGTAATCCTGCAACTCAGGCGCGGGATCTGAATCTGTTGGATGAAAAATATCGTGTCGAAAAAGTTCAGCCGGTAGATATGTTTCCACATACTCATCATGTAGAAAATGTAGTATTGTTGGTAAAAAAATAA
- the tsaB gene encoding tRNA (adenosine(37)-N6)-threonylcarbamoyltransferase complex dimerization subunit type 1 TsaB, with protein sequence MATLLNIETSTSVCSVALTHEGQVIFRRENYEGPSHASCLGGYVKEAIDMAKHYGFKLDAVAVSCGPGSYTGLRIGVSMAKGLCFGLGIPLIGINTLEIMTCHVMFREKYPENTLFCPMIDARRMEVYSAIYDLSLNPVKPVSADIIEADTYENFLREQSVLFFGNGAAKCRSVLTNPKALFLDKDINPLASDMLALAEKAFRERDFKDVAYFEPFYLKEFVATKPKHKVL encoded by the coding sequence ATGGCGACTCTTTTAAATATAGAAACTTCTACATCTGTCTGTTCGGTGGCGTTGACACATGAAGGACAAGTTATATTTCGCCGGGAAAATTATGAAGGACCTTCTCATGCTTCATGTTTGGGTGGATATGTGAAGGAAGCTATCGATATGGCAAAACATTACGGTTTTAAGTTAGATGCCGTTGCTGTCAGTTGCGGACCGGGTTCTTATACCGGACTCAGAATCGGAGTATCTATGGCAAAAGGTCTTTGTTTCGGGTTGGGAATACCGTTGATAGGTATAAATACTCTTGAAATAATGACCTGTCATGTAATGTTTAGGGAAAAATATCCAGAAAATACTTTGTTTTGTCCGATGATCGATGCACGGCGCATGGAGGTCTATTCTGCTATTTATGATTTATCTTTAAATCCTGTGAAGCCCGTATCTGCCGATATTATCGAAGCCGACACTTATGAGAACTTTTTGAGAGAACAATCTGTTTTATTTTTTGGCAACGGAGCTGCGAAGTGCCGTTCGGTATTGACAAATCCGAAAGCCCTTTTTTTAGATAAAGATATAAATCCTTTGGCCTCTGATATGTTGGCTTTGGCAGAAAAAGCTTTCAGAGAGAGAGATTTTAAGGATGTTGCTTATTTCGAACCTTTTTATTTAAAGGAGTTTGTAGCAACTAAGCCGAAACATAAAGTTTTATAA
- a CDS encoding YicC/YloC family endoribonuclease, translating into MIHSMTGFGKAITELPNRKITVEIKSLNSKQLDLSTRIPAIYREKEMEIRSEIAKRLERGKVDFSIFIENIGRDACTQLNMPVIEGYYQQIKEASETLKIALPTDWFQTLLRLPESMKTDTMELEDNEGDVLMQTIDKAIGQLEEFRQQEGVMLQKLFTQKIDNIASLLKEVEPYEQERVEKIKVRIHEALSKIENFDYDKNRFEQEMIFYIEKLDINEEKHRLDNHLKYFIETMASGKGQGKKLGFISQEMGREINTLGSKANHAELQKIVVRMKDELEQIKEQVLNVM; encoded by the coding sequence ATGATACATTCAATGACCGGGTTCGGCAAAGCTATTACCGAACTGCCCAATCGAAAAATCACAGTAGAAATAAAATCTCTAAATAGTAAACAACTCGATTTATCGACTCGTATTCCGGCTATATATCGTGAGAAAGAAATGGAAATACGATCAGAAATCGCCAAAAGATTAGAGCGCGGGAAAGTCGATTTTTCTATTTTTATAGAAAATATCGGTCGGGATGCTTGTACTCAACTCAATATGCCTGTCATAGAAGGATATTATCAACAGATCAAAGAGGCTTCTGAAACATTGAAGATAGCTTTACCGACAGATTGGTTTCAGACTTTACTACGTCTTCCCGAATCGATGAAAACCGATACAATGGAATTAGAAGACAACGAAGGAGATGTATTGATGCAGACAATAGACAAGGCAATCGGACAATTGGAAGAGTTCAGGCAACAAGAAGGAGTAATGCTCCAAAAACTGTTTACCCAAAAGATCGACAATATCGCATCCCTTCTCAAAGAGGTTGAACCATATGAACAGGAACGCGTTGAAAAGATTAAAGTCAGAATACATGAAGCCCTAAGCAAAATAGAAAATTTCGATTATGACAAAAACCGATTTGAACAGGAAATGATTTTCTATATCGAAAAATTGGATATTAACGAAGAAAAACATCGTCTGGACAATCATCTGAAATACTTCATAGAAACAATGGCCTCCGGTAAAGGACAAGGGAAAAAACTCGGTTTTATCAGTCAAGAAATGGGGCGAGAGATCAACACATTAGGTTCTAAAGCCAACCATGCGGAATTACAAAAAATAGTCGTTCGCATGAAAGATGAATTAGAGCAAATTAAAGAACAAGTTCTTAATGTAATGTAA
- a CDS encoding DUF5063 domain-containing protein yields MDNYIFSKNTIEFVTVGVEFCALMEKVQESEKCEFIDTTVKILPLLYLKAILLPDSNEENEEYDINIEHFVTEEIYEYIRNSIEQILGEQDSYLEVFHADMQYSESPIIAYISEDLTDIYQDIKDFISVYSLGNEECMRVSLNECKNNFMDYWGQKLVNVLRALHSLKYSSEESEDIETHHHDNIKPTNGNNLFSQRQESWKEDMNMDEWNKWNE; encoded by the coding sequence ATGGATAACTATATTTTTTCAAAAAACACAATCGAGTTTGTTACAGTCGGTGTCGAATTTTGCGCCTTAATGGAAAAAGTTCAGGAAAGCGAAAAATGCGAATTTATAGATACCACCGTAAAGATTCTTCCTTTGCTCTATCTCAAAGCGATATTGCTTCCGGACTCAAATGAGGAGAACGAAGAATATGACATAAATATAGAACATTTTGTTACTGAAGAAATTTATGAATATATTCGCAATAGTATAGAACAAATATTAGGTGAACAAGATTCATATCTTGAGGTTTTCCATGCAGATATGCAATACAGTGAAAGTCCTATCATTGCATATATATCTGAAGATCTTACCGATATATATCAAGATATTAAAGATTTCATATCGGTATATAGTTTGGGAAACGAAGAATGTATGCGTGTATCCTTAAACGAATGTAAAAACAATTTTATGGATTATTGGGGACAGAAACTCGTAAATGTTTTAAGGGCTTTACATTCGTTAAAATACTCCTCAGAAGAGTCGGAAGATATAGAAACGCATCATCATGACAACATAAAACCAACAAACGGAAATAATCTATTTTCCCAACGCCAAGAATCATGGAAGGAAGATATGAACATGGATGAATGGAATAAATGGAATGAATAA